One Methanobacterium petrolearium DNA window includes the following coding sequences:
- a CDS encoding PsbP-related protein, with product MAIVVIIFLGLIYSVLTSGTHYTSKDDDKMEISFNYPDGWTFEDHQAGVLIQGEKNGTGDSDKRTVVTIRKISANGTSVKQIKNENVYINTGKLVNETNRTIDGVETKEMLIDEMAGPERGKLGEVSLVIFQKDDYIYTITFVTGGSLEDIEDDINHILNSFHVSEDSGN from the coding sequence ATGGCAATTGTTGTCATCATTTTTTTGGGATTGATCTACAGTGTGTTAACTTCTGGAACTCATTACACCAGTAAAGATGATGATAAAATGGAAATTTCCTTTAACTATCCTGATGGATGGACATTTGAGGATCACCAGGCAGGTGTGCTGATTCAGGGTGAAAAAAATGGTACTGGTGATTCTGATAAGCGTACAGTAGTTACAATACGGAAGATCTCAGCTAACGGAACCTCAGTGAAACAGATTAAAAACGAGAATGTTTACATCAATACAGGTAAACTTGTTAATGAAACTAACCGGACCATTGATGGTGTTGAAACCAAAGAGATGCTAATTGATGAAATGGCTGGTCCTGAAAGGGGAAAATTAGGAGAAGTCAGTCTGGTTATTTTCCAAAAAGATGATTACATCTACACCATTACCTTTGTAACTGGAGGATCCCTGGAGGACATTGAAGATGATATAAACCATATACTCAACAGTTTCCATGTTTCTGAAGATTCTGGAAACTGA
- a CDS encoding HEPN domain-containing protein — MDRIDDLYYQGHLKKVEPSPLKSALSLKEAKMWLKEAELTYSNRFYRSTRISVYFAFLHATRAVSLRDGVIETESHYLIDYLKKYCYDKSLKQECLDMLNYIFDIHYQDQHHFQSTRNPLDIQQTIRYCHVFIKNIEVCLEKTDKLPKSAIKNAIREKELDKPEFLHKE; from the coding sequence TTGGATAGAATTGATGATTTGTACTATCAGGGTCATCTTAAAAAAGTAGAACCTTCACCCCTTAAAAGTGCATTATCCCTCAAAGAAGCCAAAATGTGGTTAAAAGAAGCTGAATTAACCTATTCAAATAGGTTTTATCGTTCAACAAGAATTTCTGTCTATTTTGCATTCCTTCATGCAACCCGGGCAGTTTCCCTGAGGGATGGTGTTATTGAAACTGAATCCCATTATTTAATTGATTATCTTAAGAAATACTGTTACGATAAAAGCCTTAAACAGGAATGTCTGGATATGCTAAATTACATTTTTGACATCCACTACCAGGACCAGCATCATTTCCAGAGCACCCGTAATCCACTGGATATACAGCAAACCATCCGGTACTGTCATGTTTTTATAAAAAATATCGAAGTTTGCCTGGAAAAAACAGACAAATTACCCAAATCAGCTATAAAGAATGCCATTCGAGAAAAAGAACTTGATAAACCTGAATTTCTTCATAAAGAATAG
- a CDS encoding double zinc ribbon domain-containing protein codes for MEDEPKVCSNCNAKIQTGSKFCKECGNPIEETPEEVEVHQSPIKCPNCNVELKPEDKFCTECGTKIEPVTTCPKCNAEVKSGTRFCTECGVNVYEYQPPKSTIQTGTKITDVPQGTSTTRTSAAKEEDPMEDLKETGMNIMQDVEKTGRGLMKDLGGFLDKSSKKSSKNTIKPAKKNQKFLVCDQCGGYYQLQNGESPEDFSLECDCGGHLEVKNKHP; via the coding sequence ATGGAAGATGAACCTAAAGTTTGCAGTAACTGTAATGCCAAGATTCAAACAGGCTCTAAATTCTGTAAAGAGTGCGGAAATCCTATAGAAGAGACACCTGAAGAAGTTGAAGTCCATCAATCTCCGATAAAATGTCCTAATTGTAATGTTGAATTAAAACCAGAGGATAAATTTTGTACTGAGTGTGGAACTAAAATCGAACCAGTAACCACTTGTCCTAAGTGTAACGCTGAGGTTAAATCAGGAACCCGTTTTTGTACTGAGTGTGGTGTTAATGTCTACGAATACCAACCTCCTAAATCCACAATTCAAACTGGTACCAAAATAACTGATGTGCCCCAGGGTACTTCAACTACCAGAACTTCGGCAGCAAAAGAAGAAGATCCTATGGAAGATCTTAAAGAAACTGGTATGAATATAATGCAGGATGTTGAAAAAACTGGTAGAGGTTTGATGAAAGATCTGGGTGGTTTTCTAGATAAATCTTCCAAAAAAAGTTCAAAAAACACCATTAAACCAGCTAAAAAGAATCAAAAATTTCTGGTTTGTGATCAATGTGGCGGATACTACCAGCTCCAGAATGGAGAATCCCCGGAAGATTTTTCCCTTGAATGTGATTGTGGTGGGCATCTGGAAGTTAAAAATAAACATCCCTAA
- a CDS encoding sensor histidine kinase, translated as MVERLASKSTIRFKPLIFVTMIIILVLAVFPLLFWNTATSLTYMTILMPLSSFLTLSLFVYTSWWSYNHDKTIFRAWTLLTMGIGLYFGADLLYFIFENINNITAIYTIANTIYLLSYPLMIGGILSFLREPYKIRIKALLDVFIVMLASFFIVWFLLVWPVMKSSYPDYVSIIISITYLFLDLILLTAYLTVLLDENRKITEAPLILLSLGIFFQIFADMFYAYHAVEPTLIYEWLFTILFTSNAIFASVAAVSFLKNVDIDLRSWISYYKESRFRNEWISYLPLVLVLFTYSLLIITTPDKALIWGVGIIVVLVVVREIVSLNEIKKAQMVLKRNKELIASREEQLSFITTNMLDLITESDENGVFKYVSPSSNQLLNIPPENLLGESLYQYIHPQDLEKVTESLKSSAKLGSSVRLRYRHKNSQDGYMWMETIGKPVYENNEFKGFIYSNRDITEQKKAEKFVKDSLNEKETLLREIHHRVNNNLQIISSLLSLQSRNLVDEKDRELFTESQNRVRSMAMIHEKLYQSENLSSIKFSDYVKTLLDTLIYDASPNLSNINIDLDVGDIELNLETSVPCGLIINELVSNSLKHAFPKGSEGTITIKMRAENDKYVFFVSDDGVGCVQQGDMENNSKLGLNLVNSLIKQLDGTIEVLEGQGTAYKITFHELEYPKRI; from the coding sequence ATGGTGGAAAGGTTAGCATCCAAATCAACAATTCGATTTAAACCACTAATATTCGTAACCATGATTATCATTCTGGTATTGGCGGTTTTTCCTTTGTTATTTTGGAACACTGCAACTTCCTTAACATATATGACAATTTTAATGCCATTATCAAGTTTTTTAACATTATCTTTGTTTGTTTACACTTCATGGTGGTCATATAACCATGATAAAACCATTTTCAGGGCCTGGACATTACTAACCATGGGAATAGGACTGTACTTCGGTGCTGATCTCCTTTATTTCATTTTTGAAAATATAAACAACATAACTGCAATATATACCATAGCTAACACCATTTATCTGTTATCATATCCTCTAATGATCGGAGGAATACTTTCATTCCTTCGGGAACCATATAAAATCAGAATTAAAGCGTTATTAGATGTTTTTATTGTTATGTTAGCTTCATTTTTTATAGTTTGGTTCCTTTTGGTATGGCCAGTTATGAAATCAAGTTATCCAGATTATGTGTCCATAATAATATCTATAACTTATCTATTTTTAGATCTTATACTGCTAACTGCCTATCTTACAGTGTTACTTGATGAAAATCGAAAAATAACAGAAGCACCCCTAATTTTATTATCTCTGGGTATTTTCTTTCAAATTTTTGCAGACATGTTCTATGCCTATCACGCAGTTGAGCCTACCTTAATATACGAATGGTTATTCACTATTTTATTTACTTCAAATGCGATATTTGCATCAGTAGCTGCTGTATCATTTTTAAAAAATGTTGACATAGATTTAAGGTCTTGGATATCCTATTATAAAGAATCAAGATTTAGAAATGAATGGATTTCTTATTTACCATTAGTTCTGGTTCTTTTTACTTACAGTCTTCTGATTATCACCACACCAGATAAGGCATTGATCTGGGGTGTGGGAATCATAGTGGTACTGGTTGTGGTCAGGGAGATTGTATCATTAAATGAGATCAAAAAGGCCCAGATGGTCCTGAAAAGGAACAAAGAGTTAATTGCAAGTAGGGAGGAACAGCTTTCTTTCATAACTACCAACATGCTGGATCTTATCACTGAATCAGATGAAAATGGTGTTTTCAAATATGTAAGCCCTTCATCTAATCAACTCTTGAATATTCCTCCTGAGAATCTGTTAGGAGAATCGTTATATCAATATATCCATCCACAAGATCTTGAAAAAGTAACTGAATCTCTTAAAAGTTCTGCGAAGCTGGGTTCCAGTGTAAGACTACGGTATCGTCATAAAAACTCCCAAGATGGTTATATGTGGATGGAAACTATTGGAAAACCCGTTTATGAGAATAATGAGTTTAAAGGATTTATTTATAGTAACAGGGATATCACAGAACAGAAAAAAGCTGAAAAATTTGTTAAAGATTCATTGAATGAAAAAGAAACTCTTTTAAGAGAAATACATCATCGAGTTAATAACAATCTGCAGATCATCTCCAGTCTGTTAAGTTTACAATCCCGAAATCTGGTGGATGAGAAGGATCGTGAACTTTTCACAGAAAGTCAGAACCGGGTGCGGTCCATGGCCATGATCCATGAAAAACTGTATCAATCAGAGAATTTAAGTTCCATCAAATTCTCGGATTATGTTAAAACTCTTCTGGATACTTTAATCTACGATGCCTCCCCTAATCTATCTAACATCAATATAGACCTGGATGTTGGTGATATTGAACTTAATCTTGAGACCTCGGTCCCGTGTGGTCTTATCATTAATGAACTGGTTTCTAACTCCCTGAAACATGCCTTTCCAAAAGGATCTGAAGGCACTATAACCATTAAAATGCGGGCTGAAAATGATAAGTATGTATTTTTTGTATCAGATGATGGTGTGGGATGTGTTCAACAAG